The following are encoded together in the Immundisolibacter sp. genome:
- a CDS encoding MotA/TolQ/ExbB proton channel family protein: MNLSASPIQSVDHAVLWLLAGFSTITWALGLLKGVQFVRLKRQDRRFLKRFWSASNLPAAAELVDEAPGAAARVAQAGFAALHTAAAPAGDLSHAIDHQDRLERALRQQVQRERRGLESGLAALASIGSTAPFIGLFGTVWGIMKALDGIAAAGSSSLETVAGPIGAALIATGFGIAVAVPAVLVYNYFLRRLKLTAADLDDFAHDFYSLAQKSSFQVIAHPAPRPAAVQRVREAF, from the coding sequence ATGAACCTGTCGGCATCCCCCATCCAGTCGGTAGACCACGCGGTGCTGTGGCTGCTGGCCGGCTTCTCCACCATCACCTGGGCGCTGGGCCTGTTGAAGGGCGTGCAGTTCGTCCGCCTGAAACGCCAGGACCGGCGTTTTCTGAAACGGTTCTGGAGCGCCTCCAACCTGCCGGCCGCCGCCGAGCTGGTGGACGAGGCGCCCGGCGCCGCCGCGCGCGTGGCGCAGGCTGGTTTTGCCGCCTTGCATACCGCGGCAGCGCCGGCCGGTGACCTCAGCCACGCCATCGACCACCAGGACCGCCTGGAACGGGCGCTGCGTCAACAAGTGCAACGCGAGCGGCGGGGGCTGGAAAGCGGCCTCGCGGCACTGGCCAGCATCGGCTCCACGGCGCCGTTCATCGGCCTGTTCGGCACCGTGTGGGGAATCATGAAAGCGCTCGATGGCATTGCCGCCGCCGGCTCGTCCAGCCTTGAAACGGTGGCCGGCCCGATCGGCGCGGCGCTGATTGCGACCGGTTTTGGTATCGCCGTCGCGGTGCCCGCGGTGCTGGTCTACAACTACTTCCTGCGGCGCCTGAAGCTGACCGCGGCCGACCTCGACGACTTTGCTCACGACTTCTACAGCCTGGCGCAGAAGTCTTCCTTCCAGGTGATTGCACATCCGGCGCCCCGCCCTGCCGCCGTGCAACGCGTGCGGG
- a CDS encoding energy transducer TonB, translating into MGNALTADSVSALYWRNVPVREAYRPAVQAAPVLVGALPPGHVLSRREAVLIAALAVVLHGAMFHAWNAQPEPSLPMTAPIVPPLEIELTRPAPPPVMPQPVVPQPVVPQPVVAPPSPPPPQVDEFAARPAPRKAPPRPKAPPAPAPEPAPMHAPAPIAPAVPAPPALRPPAATPPSANADYLRNPPPEYPEFARRRGWEGTVVLRVHVRATGVPSEIQVQQSSGRDVLDAAAAQAVRRWTFVPAKRGDLAEDGWVSVPIGFSLS; encoded by the coding sequence ATGGGCAACGCGCTGACCGCCGACAGCGTCTCTGCGCTGTACTGGCGCAACGTTCCAGTACGCGAGGCTTACCGCCCCGCGGTACAGGCCGCGCCAGTCCTCGTTGGCGCGCTCCCGCCCGGGCACGTGCTCAGTCGCCGTGAAGCGGTGCTGATTGCGGCACTGGCGGTGGTGCTGCATGGCGCGATGTTCCACGCATGGAATGCCCAGCCGGAACCGTCGCTGCCGATGACGGCACCGATCGTCCCGCCGCTTGAAATCGAACTGACCCGCCCGGCGCCGCCGCCGGTCATGCCGCAGCCCGTGGTGCCGCAGCCGGTCGTTCCGCAACCGGTGGTGGCACCGCCGTCACCGCCGCCACCGCAGGTAGATGAGTTCGCCGCGCGTCCGGCGCCACGCAAAGCGCCGCCCAGGCCGAAGGCCCCGCCTGCGCCTGCGCCCGAGCCGGCTCCGATGCACGCGCCTGCGCCAATTGCGCCCGCCGTGCCGGCACCCCCGGCGCTTCGTCCACCGGCGGCGACGCCGCCGTCGGCGAACGCGGATTACCTGCGCAACCCGCCGCCGGAGTACCCGGAGTTCGCCCGCCGCCGCGGCTGGGAAGGCACCGTGGTGCTGCGCGTCCACGTGCGTGCCACTGGCGTGCCCAGCGAAATCCAGGTGCAGCAGTCGAGCGGCCGGGATGTCCTGGATGCGGCGGCGGCACAGGCGGTCCGGCGCTGGACCTTCGTGCCGGCGAAGCGCGGCGACCTGGCCGAGGACGGCTGGGTCAGCGTACCGATCGGCTTCAGCCTGTCCTGA
- a CDS encoding TauD/TfdA family dioxygenase encodes MTHSALAATAHAQELDIAPVAGRIGAEIRGIALSAALNDTTLAAIEHALVAHKVLFFRDQTHLDDAGQEAFAARLGSPVAHPTVPVREGTRFLLELDGALGQRANSWHTDVTFVADYPRAAVLRAVVVPRSGGDTLWANTAAAYAHLPPPLRDLADRLWAVHSNEYDYAAVKPHISTEQLNTYRKVFTSTVYETEHPVVRVHPVSGERALLLGHFVKRIKGYGPADSTQLFNLLQGHVTRPENSVRWRWRVGDVAIWDNRATQHYAVDDYDAQPRIVRRVTVAGDVPFGVDGTRSQTLRPT; translated from the coding sequence ATGACCCACTCCGCACTCGCTGCTACAGCGCACGCCCAGGAGCTGGACATCGCCCCGGTCGCCGGACGCATCGGCGCCGAGATTCGCGGCATTGCACTGTCCGCGGCGCTGAATGACACCACCCTGGCCGCGATAGAACACGCCCTGGTGGCTCACAAGGTGCTGTTCTTCCGCGACCAGACCCACCTCGATGACGCCGGCCAGGAGGCTTTTGCCGCCCGGCTCGGCTCCCCCGTTGCGCACCCCACGGTGCCGGTACGGGAAGGTACCCGCTTCCTGCTGGAACTGGACGGTGCCCTGGGCCAACGTGCCAACAGTTGGCACACCGACGTGACCTTCGTGGCCGATTACCCCAGGGCCGCGGTGCTGCGGGCCGTGGTCGTGCCCCGGTCCGGAGGCGACACCCTGTGGGCAAACACCGCCGCCGCCTACGCCCACCTGCCGCCGCCACTGCGCGACCTGGCGGACCGCCTGTGGGCGGTACACAGCAACGAGTACGACTACGCGGCTGTGAAACCACACATCTCCACGGAGCAGCTGAACACCTACCGCAAGGTGTTCACCTCCACCGTTTACGAGACTGAACACCCGGTGGTGCGCGTGCATCCGGTCAGCGGCGAGCGCGCCCTGCTGCTCGGTCATTTCGTGAAGCGCATCAAGGGTTATGGGCCGGCCGATTCGACGCAGCTGTTCAACCTGCTGCAGGGCCACGTCACCCGTCCCGAGAACTCCGTTCGCTGGCGCTGGCGGGTCGGTGACGTGGCCATCTGGGACAACCGCGCCACGCAGCACTACGCCGTGGACGACTACGACGCGCAGCCGCGCATCGTGCGCCGCGTGACCGTGGCTGGCGATGTGCCATTTGGCGTGGACGGCACGCGCAGCCAGACCCTGCGCCCCACCTGA
- a CDS encoding aryl-sulfate sulfotransferase, with protein sequence MAGLMLAAAAHGAPSVYPTGVTRYDPQKAWNGYVVFSGADRKTRLIDMNGNEVRRWDYPGFPTVLLDPALAGGARGRVLVQLAATEKPHPLASPGNGLDNQAIGELDWDGKVVWRWGDAAPDGAARQHHDLRRLPNGNTLVLVNKPHPVAGFDVPVVIDDAVYEITPNGEIAWRWLASEHLEEFGFTAEQLALVRATKNPDYLHVNNLSVLGPNRWFDAGDARFHPDNLMIDARNANFIAIIAKASGKVVWRLGPGLPPIDPKAGQHVPRPVDQFVGQHDAHLIPAGLPGAGNLLVFDNQGAAGYPPTPLQVTSGSRVLEIDPVSWQIVWQYSAERSRQPGWAFFSSFISSARRLPNGNTLIDEGMTGRFFQVTAQGEIVWEYVSPYFGKAPHGDASSNWVYRATPVPYDWAPEGTARSEQAVIPTLPGQVPVQRTAAR encoded by the coding sequence CGTCGTGTTCAGCGGTGCGGACCGCAAGACCCGCCTCATCGACATGAACGGCAACGAAGTGCGCCGCTGGGACTACCCCGGCTTTCCCACCGTGTTGCTGGACCCGGCGCTGGCCGGCGGCGCCCGCGGCCGCGTGCTGGTGCAGCTGGCTGCCACGGAAAAGCCGCACCCGCTCGCCTCCCCCGGCAATGGGCTGGACAACCAGGCCATCGGCGAGCTGGATTGGGACGGCAAGGTGGTATGGCGCTGGGGCGATGCCGCCCCAGACGGCGCCGCCCGCCAGCATCACGACCTGCGCCGACTGCCCAACGGCAACACACTGGTGCTGGTCAACAAGCCGCACCCGGTGGCCGGCTTCGACGTGCCGGTAGTCATTGACGACGCGGTGTACGAAATCACGCCCAACGGCGAGATCGCGTGGCGCTGGCTGGCCTCCGAGCACCTGGAGGAGTTCGGCTTCACCGCCGAGCAACTGGCGCTGGTGCGCGCCACCAAAAACCCGGATTACCTGCACGTCAACAACCTGAGCGTGCTCGGGCCCAACAGGTGGTTCGACGCCGGCGATGCCCGTTTTCATCCGGACAACCTGATGATCGACGCGCGCAACGCCAACTTCATCGCCATCATCGCCAAGGCCAGCGGCAAGGTGGTGTGGCGCCTGGGCCCGGGGCTGCCGCCAATAGACCCCAAGGCCGGCCAGCACGTGCCGCGGCCGGTGGACCAGTTCGTCGGCCAGCACGACGCGCACCTGATCCCCGCCGGCCTGCCCGGCGCCGGCAACCTGCTGGTGTTCGACAACCAGGGCGCGGCCGGCTACCCGCCGACGCCGTTGCAGGTGACTTCCGGTTCGCGGGTGCTGGAAATTGACCCCGTCAGTTGGCAGATCGTCTGGCAGTACAGCGCCGAGCGCTCGCGGCAGCCCGGCTGGGCCTTTTTCAGCTCCTTCATCAGCAGTGCGCGGCGGCTGCCCAATGGCAACACGCTGATAGACGAGGGCATGACTGGCCGGTTCTTCCAGGTGACGGCGCAGGGCGAGATCGTCTGGGAGTACGTCAGCCCGTATTTCGGCAAGGCGCCGCACGGGGATGCTTCGAGCAACTGGGTCTATCGCGCGACACCGGTGCCATACGACTGGGCGCCCGAAGGCACCGCGCGCAGCGAACAAGCGGTCATCCCCACGCTGCCGGGGCAGGTTCCCGTGCAGCGCACGGCGGCACGCTGA